A portion of the Paucilactobacillus hokkaidonensis JCM 18461 genome contains these proteins:
- the dnaA gene encoding chromosomal replication initiator protein DnaA produces MTDLETLWDTIKESFKNDVSSVTYENLIEPAKALSLANNQLTIELPTPFHKDYWRDSLTDKFRLYAFEATSEKIEPRFIIETEENTITPEAPSKPSFKVNTALNPRYTFDTFVIGKGNQMAHAAALVVSEEPGKMYNPLFFYGGVGLGKTHLMHAIGNKMMASNAQTRVKYVTSEAFTNDFINAIQTGTQEQFRQEYRKLDLLLVDDIQFFADKEGTQEEFFHTFNALYEENKQIVLTSDRLPNEIPKLQDRLVSRFKWGLSVDITPPDLETRIAILRSKAKADQIDIPNDTLTYIAGQIDSNVRELEGALSRVQAYSRLNKATINTSLASDALKGLKLAGTSALTIPLIQEKVASYYHISQTDLKGKKRVKQIVVPRQIAMYLVRELTDNSLPKIGAEFGGKDHTTVLHSIDKIEEMLQSDHNLQEDVQNLKMELKP; encoded by the coding sequence GTGACTGATTTAGAAACACTTTGGGACACAATTAAAGAATCTTTTAAGAATGACGTTTCTAGCGTCACGTATGAAAATTTGATTGAACCTGCTAAGGCACTGTCATTAGCGAACAACCAACTGACAATTGAATTACCAACGCCCTTTCACAAGGATTATTGGCGCGATTCATTGACAGATAAGTTTCGTTTGTACGCTTTTGAAGCTACTTCAGAAAAAATCGAACCCCGTTTCATCATTGAAACAGAGGAAAACACCATTACCCCTGAGGCCCCGTCTAAGCCTTCATTCAAGGTTAATACAGCGTTGAACCCACGTTACACATTTGACACATTTGTGATTGGCAAGGGCAACCAAATGGCCCATGCGGCTGCTTTAGTGGTTTCTGAGGAACCCGGAAAAATGTATAATCCACTCTTCTTTTACGGTGGTGTTGGGTTAGGAAAGACCCATTTGATGCATGCAATTGGTAACAAAATGATGGCAAGCAATGCACAAACGCGCGTCAAGTACGTGACTAGTGAAGCTTTCACCAACGACTTTATTAATGCCATTCAAACTGGTACTCAAGAACAATTTCGCCAAGAATACCGCAAACTCGACTTATTATTAGTTGATGATATTCAATTTTTTGCCGATAAGGAAGGAACCCAAGAAGAATTCTTCCATACTTTCAACGCATTGTATGAAGAAAACAAGCAAATTGTACTAACTTCCGATCGTTTGCCAAATGAGATTCCTAAGTTGCAGGATCGCCTTGTTTCTCGTTTTAAATGGGGATTGTCAGTTGATATTACACCACCCGATCTGGAAACTAGAATCGCCATTTTACGCAGTAAAGCCAAAGCGGATCAAATCGACATTCCAAACGACACCTTAACTTATATTGCGGGTCAAATTGATTCCAATGTCCGTGAACTTGAGGGAGCATTATCACGAGTACAAGCGTACTCACGCCTTAATAAGGCTACTATTAATACCAGTTTAGCGTCGGATGCCTTAAAAGGCTTAAAGTTAGCTGGTACTAGTGCATTAACGATTCCGCTAATTCAAGAAAAAGTGGCCAGCTATTATCATATTTCACAAACTGATTTAAAAGGAAAAAAACGGGTTAAACAAATCGTCGTTCCTAGACAAATTGCGATGTACTTAGTTCGTGAACTAACTGATAATTCATTACCTAAAATTGGAGCAGAGTTTGGTGGTAAGGACCATACAACTGTTTTACACTCGATTGATAAAATTGAAGAAATGCTCCAATCCGATCATAATTTGCAAGAAGATGTCCAAAACCTTAAAATGGAGCTAAAGCCATAG
- the dnaN gene encoding DNA polymerase III subunit beta translates to MKFTISRATFTAKLNDVLRAISSKTTIPILTGLKIAVSDSDVTLTGSDADITIETVLPVSEESFSLTIEQTGSIVLPARFFSEIVKKLPDKLVTIEVSDGFQAQITSGSAAFTINGQDANNYPHLPEIETTDGVQLAGDVLKEIIGQTVLAVSTQESRPILTGIHLVLSDSNLFAVATDSHRLAQRKINLPQPVQQNYDVIIPGKSLTELSRMISDNQSSVELRIAENQVLFVLGNTMFYSRLLEGNYPETNRLIPESEDTTVELNAASFLAAIDRASLLSHESRNNVVKLSITAADKQAKITGNSPDVGNVEESIITTSLTGADLEISFNPDYMKDALRSFGQSEIKLSFTSALRPFTLVPTEDAENFIQLITPVRTY, encoded by the coding sequence ATGAAATTTACAATTAGTCGTGCAACTTTTACAGCCAAATTAAATGATGTTTTACGAGCCATTTCTTCTAAAACAACAATTCCAATATTAACTGGGTTAAAAATTGCAGTTAGTGATTCAGATGTTACCTTAACTGGTAGCGATGCTGATATTACAATTGAAACAGTTTTACCAGTTAGTGAAGAATCATTTAGTTTAACAATTGAGCAAACAGGTTCAATCGTTTTACCAGCTCGTTTTTTCAGTGAGATTGTTAAAAAATTACCAGATAAATTAGTTACTATTGAGGTTAGTGATGGATTCCAGGCGCAAATTACATCTGGTTCAGCAGCTTTTACAATTAATGGTCAGGATGCGAATAATTATCCGCACTTACCAGAAATTGAAACTACGGATGGGGTTCAATTAGCAGGAGATGTCTTAAAAGAAATCATTGGTCAAACTGTTTTGGCTGTTTCGACACAAGAAAGTCGACCAATATTAACCGGAATCCACTTAGTGTTGTCTGATAGCAATTTATTTGCGGTTGCCACGGATAGTCATCGATTGGCGCAACGTAAAATTAATTTACCACAACCCGTTCAACAAAATTATGATGTCATTATTCCAGGAAAAAGTTTAACAGAACTATCACGGATGATTAGTGACAATCAATCATCTGTAGAGTTAAGAATTGCTGAAAACCAAGTTTTATTTGTGCTTGGGAATACAATGTTTTACTCACGACTGTTGGAAGGAAATTATCCTGAAACTAATCGTCTAATTCCGGAAAGTGAAGATACAACGGTTGAATTGAATGCTGCTAGTTTTTTGGCAGCAATTGATCGTGCTTCTCTTTTATCTCATGAGAGTCGAAATAATGTGGTTAAATTATCAATTACGGCTGCTGACAAACAAGCTAAGATAACTGGCAATTCACCAGATGTCGGAAATGTTGAAGAATCAATTATAACGACTAGTTTGACTGGTGCTGACTTAGAAATTTCATTTAACCCAGATTATATGAAAGACGCACTACGATCATTTGGTCAGAGTGAAATCAAACTTTCGTTCACTTCTGCTTTACGTCCATTTACATTGGTCCCAACAGAGGATGCTGAAAACTTTATTCAATTAATTACACCAGTTAGAACTTACTAA
- the yaaA gene encoding S4 domain-containing protein YaaA, with protein MQEAKIVKIDRPFITVGQLLKEESIIASGGAAKWFLIDNEVIVNGEVDQRRGRKLYAGDKIQIADNGTFVIQNE; from the coding sequence GTGCAAGAAGCAAAAATTGTTAAAATAGACCGACCATTTATTACAGTGGGACAATTATTAAAAGAGGAATCCATTATTGCATCTGGTGGTGCTGCTAAATGGTTTCTAATTGATAACGAAGTGATAGTTAATGGTGAAGTTGACCAACGCCGAGGCAGAAAATTGTACGCCGGAGATAAGATTCAGATTGCAGATAATGGGACATTTGTCATTCAAAATGAGTAG
- the recF gene encoding DNA replication/repair protein RecF (All proteins in this family for which functions are known are DNA-binding proteins that assist the filamentation of RecA onto DNA for the initiation of recombination or recombinational repair.), whose product MILKELQLHNFRNYDDLSVKFASGVNILIGENAQGKTNLLEAVYVLALTRSHRTANDRELINWQSHEARLSGRIEKQGGTVPLELTFTAKGKKAKVNHLEQARLSQYVGQLNVILFAPEDLSIVKGAPAMRRHFMDLEFGQMSNKYLYDSGQYRSILKQRNQYLKQLQTRQQHDRVFLQVLSDQLAAYGAEIIVARATFLKKLEKWAQVVHDTVSQHKEKLTFRYVTQVQLEDNASVDDIYHQLLELYATNETKEIEQGSTQYGPQRDDLRFLINEKNVQTYGSQGQQRTTALSVKLAEIDLMKEQTGEYPILLLDDVLSELDDERQTHLLTAIQDKVQTFLTTTSLSGIAQQLIHAPTIFNIDHGTLSKEEP is encoded by the coding sequence ATGATTTTAAAAGAACTTCAGCTACATAATTTCCGCAATTATGATGATTTGAGCGTCAAGTTTGCTTCAGGCGTTAACATTCTGATTGGTGAAAATGCACAGGGAAAAACTAATTTACTGGAAGCTGTCTATGTTTTGGCACTTACCAGAAGTCATAGAACGGCAAATGATCGAGAGTTAATTAATTGGCAATCACATGAGGCAAGACTCAGTGGTCGAATTGAAAAACAAGGCGGGACGGTGCCACTAGAATTAACCTTTACTGCTAAGGGTAAAAAGGCAAAAGTTAATCATTTAGAGCAAGCACGCTTGTCACAGTATGTAGGTCAATTAAATGTTATTTTGTTTGCACCAGAGGATTTATCCATTGTTAAAGGGGCGCCTGCTATGAGGCGCCATTTTATGGATTTAGAGTTTGGTCAGATGAGTAACAAGTATTTATATGATTCCGGTCAATATCGCTCAATCCTGAAGCAACGAAATCAATATTTAAAACAATTGCAGACAAGACAGCAGCATGATCGAGTCTTTTTGCAGGTTTTGTCTGATCAGTTGGCAGCTTACGGGGCAGAAATAATTGTGGCGCGCGCAACATTTTTAAAAAAATTAGAAAAATGGGCGCAGGTCGTTCATGATACCGTGTCACAACATAAAGAAAAATTGACCTTTCGCTATGTGACGCAAGTTCAGTTAGAAGATAATGCCAGTGTTGACGATATTTATCATCAATTATTAGAGCTATACGCAACTAATGAAACGAAAGAAATCGAACAGGGAAGTACCCAATACGGTCCGCAGCGAGATGATTTACGGTTTTTGATTAATGAAAAAAATGTCCAAACGTATGGTTCACAAGGCCAGCAACGGACAACTGCCTTATCAGTTAAATTGGCTGAAATTGACTTAATGAAAGAACAAACTGGCGAATATCCAATTTTATTGTTGGATGATGTATTGTCCGAACTAGATGATGAACGGCAAACGCATTTATTAACGGCGATTCAAGATAAAGTCCAGACCTTTTTGACAACAACCAGTTTAAGCGGCATTGCACAACAATTAATTCATGCACCAACTATTTTTAATATTGACCATGGAACATTATCAAAGGAGGAACCATAG
- the gyrB gene encoding DNA topoisomerase (ATP-hydrolyzing) subunit B: MSDKKETKAERAREYDASQIQVLEGLEAVRKRPGMYIGTTASQGLHHLVWEIVDNGIDEALAGFSDEIHVIVEKDNSITVTDNGRGIPVDIQAKTGKPALETVFTILHAGGKFGGGGYKVSGGLHGVGASVVNALSTELDARVIREGKVYYIDFERGHVKTPMKVVDEKPDFNHGTIVHFLPDPDIFQETTTFDIKVLTTRIRELAFLNKGLRISITDKRPEKPTSETFHYEGGIRHYVEYLNENKDVLFDPPVYVEGKENGITVEVSLQYTDDYHSNLLTFTNNIHTYEGGTHETGFKTALTRVINDYGRKNGLLKTADDALSGDDVREGLTAVVSIKHPDPQFEGQTKTKLGNSDARTATDHLFSETFNRFMMENPDVAHKIVDKGILASKARVAAKHAREVTRKKNGLEISNLPGKLADNTSKDPAISELFIVEGDSAGGSAKQGRSRLTQAILPIRGKILNVEKASLDKILANEEIRSLFTAMGTGFGDEFDVSKAKYHKLIIMTDADVDGAHIRTLLLTLFYRFMRPIVDAGYVYIAQPPLYQVRQGKYMRYIDSDEELDQVMGSLQPSPKPVIQRYKGLGEMDAEQLWETTMDPDKRRLLRVSSEDAIEADHVFSMLMGDKVLPRREFIEKNAVYVQNLDL, encoded by the coding sequence GTGAGCGATAAAAAAGAAACTAAAGCAGAACGTGCTCGTGAATATGATGCCAGTCAAATTCAGGTGCTTGAAGGATTAGAAGCTGTCAGAAAACGACCTGGTATGTACATTGGAACAACTGCATCGCAAGGATTGCATCATTTAGTTTGGGAAATCGTTGATAATGGTATCGATGAGGCCCTTGCTGGATTTAGTGATGAAATTCATGTAATTGTTGAAAAGGATAATAGTATTACTGTCACCGACAATGGCCGTGGGATTCCGGTTGATATTCAAGCTAAAACCGGTAAACCAGCATTGGAAACTGTATTTACGATTTTACATGCCGGGGGTAAGTTTGGCGGCGGTGGATATAAAGTTTCTGGTGGTTTACACGGTGTTGGTGCATCAGTTGTTAATGCTTTGTCGACTGAGCTGGATGCTCGCGTTATCCGAGAAGGCAAAGTGTACTACATTGATTTTGAACGTGGGCATGTCAAAACACCAATGAAAGTTGTTGATGAAAAACCTGATTTTAATCACGGCACAATTGTCCATTTCTTGCCAGATCCAGATATCTTTCAGGAAACAACAACATTTGATATTAAGGTTCTAACAACTCGGATTCGGGAACTGGCTTTTTTGAATAAGGGTTTAAGAATTTCAATTACTGATAAACGGCCAGAAAAGCCAACCAGCGAAACTTTCCATTACGAAGGTGGAATTCGCCATTATGTCGAATATTTGAACGAAAATAAAGATGTTTTATTTGACCCACCAGTATATGTTGAGGGGAAAGAAAACGGAATTACAGTTGAAGTATCATTGCAATACACTGATGATTATCATAGTAATTTGTTGACTTTCACTAATAATATTCATACCTATGAGGGTGGAACTCATGAAACTGGGTTTAAGACTGCTTTAACTCGTGTAATTAATGATTATGGTCGCAAGAATGGACTATTAAAAACAGCCGATGATGCTTTATCTGGTGATGATGTTCGTGAAGGATTGACTGCGGTTGTTTCGATCAAACATCCGGACCCACAATTTGAAGGACAAACAAAAACAAAACTGGGTAATTCAGATGCTAGAACAGCTACTGATCACTTATTCTCAGAAACGTTTAATCGATTCATGATGGAGAATCCTGATGTTGCACATAAAATTGTTGATAAAGGGATTCTAGCTTCTAAAGCACGGGTTGCAGCTAAACATGCGCGTGAAGTAACACGTAAAAAGAATGGACTAGAGATTAGTAATTTACCTGGTAAATTAGCTGATAATACTAGTAAAGATCCAGCAATTTCAGAATTGTTTATCGTCGAAGGTGATTCAGCCGGTGGTTCTGCTAAACAAGGAAGATCACGATTGACACAAGCGATTTTGCCAATTCGTGGAAAAATTCTGAATGTTGAAAAAGCTAGTCTAGATAAAATTTTAGCCAATGAAGAAATTCGGTCATTGTTTACAGCAATGGGAACTGGTTTTGGGGACGAATTTGATGTTTCCAAGGCTAAATATCATAAATTGATTATTATGACGGATGCCGATGTTGATGGTGCGCATATTCGAACTTTACTACTAACACTATTTTATCGATTTATGCGTCCAATTGTTGATGCTGGATATGTATATATTGCACAGCCACCGCTGTATCAAGTGCGCCAAGGTAAATATATGCGCTACATTGATTCTGATGAAGAGTTAGACCAAGTTATGGGCTCATTACAGCCATCACCAAAGCCTGTTATTCAACGATATAAAGGACTTGGGGAAATGGATGCCGAACAACTATGGGAAACGACCATGGATCCTGACAAACGGCGACTACTTCGAGTTAGTTCCGAAGATGCAATTGAGGCTGATCATGTCTTTTCAATGTTAATGGGTGACAAAGTGTTACCACGACGTGAATTTATTGAAAAAAATGCAGTTTATGTCCAAAACTTAGATCTATAG
- the gyrA gene encoding DNA gyrase subunit A, translated as MAEQDLPSRITDVNLSGEMRTSFLDYAMSVIVARALPDVRDGLKPVHRRILYGMSELGVTPDKPYKKSARIVGDVMGKFHPHGDSAIYESMVRMAQDFSYRYMLVDGHGNFGSVDGDGAAAMRYTEARMSKIAVEMLRDINKDTVNFVENYDGTEKEPSVLPARFPNLLVNGASGIAVGMATNIPTHNLSEVISAIHILMDNPEATTADLMEAVPGPDFPTGGIVLGKSGIRKAYETGRGTIIVRAKVDIEEKKNGRQRIIATEIPYMVNKAKLIERIADLARDKRIEGITDVNDESDREGMRIVIDVRRDASAEVILNNLYKMTLLQTSFSFNMLAIVKGTPKVLGLKQILEYYLEHQEEVVRRRTEFELKKAQARAHILEGLRIALDHIDAIINTIRSSQTSEIAKSQLMQNYSLSDRQAQAILDMRLVRLTGLEREKVEDEYQKLMESISDFKDILKHTERINQIIYDELLEIQSKFGDARRTELQVGDVTSLEDEDLIEEENVIVSLTHNGYIKRLAVDEFKAQHRGGRGVQGMGVHDDDFIEQLISTSTHDRLLFFTSAGKVYSMKGYEVPEYGRSAKGIPVINLLGIDADEKISAVINVSHETNDHDKYLFFTTLHGTVKRTPVAAFENIRSNGLKAITLKENDQLMGVSIIEESQKMIIGTHLGYAVSFKGADVRSMGRSASGVRGIRLRDNDYVIGVDLLTQDSNVFIISERGFGKQTPASEYPIKGRGGKGIKTANVTEKNGPLVGLATVTGAEDIMLVTDKGVIIRFGIETVSQTGRATLGVHLIKMDDETHVATMTKVAKEEESEDETEAGSSENEASEQNESDTIASKNTISEQDNPEKNE; from the coding sequence GTGGCTGAACAAGATTTACCAAGTCGGATTACCGACGTCAATTTATCTGGTGAAATGCGGACATCCTTTTTGGATTACGCAATGAGTGTTATTGTCGCACGGGCACTTCCAGATGTTCGTGATGGATTGAAACCCGTTCATCGTCGGATTTTATATGGGATGAGCGAATTAGGTGTAACACCAGACAAGCCATACAAAAAGTCAGCCAGAATTGTTGGTGATGTCATGGGGAAATTTCATCCGCATGGGGATTCAGCAATTTACGAATCAATGGTTCGGATGGCACAAGACTTTAGTTATCGTTACATGCTAGTTGATGGACATGGTAACTTTGGATCTGTCGATGGTGATGGTGCTGCTGCAATGCGGTATACAGAAGCACGAATGAGCAAGATTGCAGTAGAGATGCTGCGTGATATCAATAAAGATACCGTTAATTTTGTTGAGAATTATGATGGAACAGAAAAAGAGCCTAGTGTGTTACCAGCACGGTTCCCTAATCTATTAGTTAATGGTGCCTCTGGGATTGCTGTTGGGATGGCTACTAACATTCCAACACATAACTTGTCAGAAGTTATTAGTGCTATCCACATTTTAATGGATAATCCAGAAGCAACTACTGCAGATTTAATGGAGGCAGTGCCTGGTCCTGACTTTCCAACTGGTGGGATCGTATTAGGTAAGTCTGGTATTCGTAAGGCTTACGAAACTGGTCGGGGGACCATTATTGTCCGTGCCAAAGTTGATATTGAAGAGAAGAAAAATGGTCGTCAACGAATTATTGCAACTGAAATTCCATATATGGTTAACAAGGCGAAGTTAATTGAGCGAATTGCTGACTTAGCTCGTGACAAACGAATTGAAGGAATTACAGATGTTAACGATGAATCCGATCGTGAAGGAATGCGGATTGTAATTGATGTCCGTCGAGATGCTAGTGCGGAGGTTATTTTAAATAATCTCTACAAAATGACGTTGCTACAAACTTCATTTAGTTTCAACATGCTAGCAATCGTTAAAGGGACTCCTAAAGTCTTAGGATTGAAGCAGATTTTAGAGTATTATCTTGAGCATCAAGAAGAAGTAGTGCGTCGTCGAACAGAATTTGAGTTGAAAAAGGCGCAAGCACGAGCACATATTTTGGAAGGGTTACGAATTGCGCTTGATCATATTGATGCAATCATTAATACGATTCGTAGTTCACAAACTAGTGAAATTGCTAAAAGTCAGTTAATGCAAAATTATAGCTTATCTGATCGACAGGCACAGGCTATCTTAGATATGCGGTTGGTTCGATTAACTGGTTTGGAACGTGAAAAAGTTGAAGATGAGTACCAAAAATTAATGGAATCAATTTCAGACTTTAAGGATATTTTGAAGCATACAGAGCGGATTAATCAGATCATCTATGATGAATTACTAGAAATTCAATCAAAATTCGGCGATGCGCGCCGAACAGAACTACAAGTTGGGGATGTTACCAGCTTGGAAGATGAAGACTTGATTGAAGAAGAAAACGTAATTGTGTCATTAACCCATAATGGTTACATTAAACGATTGGCTGTTGATGAATTTAAGGCACAGCATCGTGGTGGCCGTGGGGTTCAAGGAATGGGTGTTCATGATGATGATTTCATTGAGCAATTAATTTCAACATCTACACATGACCGATTACTTTTCTTTACCAGTGCAGGTAAAGTTTACTCGATGAAGGGTTATGAAGTGCCTGAGTACGGTCGTTCAGCCAAGGGAATTCCAGTTATTAATTTATTAGGAATAGATGCTGATGAAAAGATATCGGCTGTTATCAACGTTTCACATGAAACAAATGATCACGATAAATATCTTTTCTTCACTACCTTGCATGGAACGGTTAAACGAACACCGGTAGCAGCGTTTGAAAATATTCGTAGTAATGGTTTAAAGGCCATTACCCTGAAAGAAAATGATCAGTTGATGGGTGTTTCAATTATTGAAGAATCCCAAAAGATGATTATTGGAACTCATTTGGGCTATGCAGTCAGTTTTAAGGGCGCCGATGTACGTTCGATGGGCCGTTCTGCTAGTGGTGTTCGTGGAATTCGGCTACGTGACAACGATTATGTGATCGGGGTTGATTTACTAACACAAGACAGTAATGTCTTTATAATTAGTGAACGTGGTTTTGGTAAACAAACTCCTGCTAGCGAATATCCAATTAAAGGACGTGGTGGTAAAGGAATTAAAACTGCCAATGTTACCGAAAAAAATGGTCCTTTGGTCGGATTAGCTACTGTAACAGGTGCTGAGGATATTATGCTGGTAACGGATAAAGGTGTAATCATTCGTTTTGGCATTGAGACTGTTTCACAAACTGGTCGCGCAACCTTAGGGGTTCATTTGATTAAGATGGATGACGAAACCCACGTGGCAACCATGACTAAGGTTGCTAAGGAAGAAGAGTCAGAAGATGAAACTGAAGCAGGTTCAAGTGAAAATGAAGCTTCAGAGCAAAATGAATCAGATACAATAGCAAGCAAAAATACAATCTCAGAACAAGATAATCCAGAAAAAAATGAATAA
- a CDS encoding ISLre2-like element ISLho1 family transposase has product MFILADFIDSLNNLDSLFDLEEQVIRCLREMFQEIVSKYLIQLDETLVSQIPSDHTFINRQPRTINFMFGAVSFERRCYRKTDGTNYFPLDTHLKLVSRKRFSPYFKSVVSKIGQMTTMRNTADMINLASQTDISAWAVDKIVREMADIVAVEEETLDKKIVHRKKVDNLVIEGDAFEARERGKQRVSVHHYRVYESTNAGPVNKREFVETNHLKARKQVCDYLEVHYKLSEMVVFLASDAGPGYDPISMRELVPGAKKVEYVIDRYHFIRKFEQTIGLQNPLSRKATAAIRGHNLNQLEAILDTFESQITTGKDSEKLIKLRHYLSRNWKYIKRPKDRGYKYMGKLGSVESSHRAFTYRLKKQGKSWSKEGLQAMLVLILARVNRHLNQDLSSGLRRLRELKIEVSLEPIKSIRFTDLNRKTRSHHIGVKIGNITVDSSTSSPIGAMAKAYSR; this is encoded by the coding sequence ATGTTTATTTTAGCAGATTTTATTGATTCATTGAATAATTTAGATAGTTTATTTGATTTGGAGGAACAAGTTATTCGTTGTTTGCGGGAAATGTTTCAAGAAATTGTATCTAAATACTTAATTCAATTAGACGAAACGTTAGTTTCTCAGATTCCAAGTGACCATACCTTTATTAACCGACAACCACGAACAATTAATTTTATGTTTGGTGCTGTTTCATTTGAACGTAGATGTTATAGGAAGACAGATGGAACCAATTATTTTCCACTGGATACACATTTAAAACTTGTGTCGCGAAAAAGGTTTTCACCATATTTTAAAAGTGTGGTTAGTAAGATTGGTCAAATGACTACCATGAGAAACACAGCGGATATGATTAACCTTGCCAGTCAGACTGATATTAGTGCATGGGCAGTCGACAAAATCGTTAGAGAGATGGCCGACATCGTTGCTGTCGAGGAAGAAACACTTGATAAAAAAATTGTTCATCGTAAAAAAGTGGATAATTTAGTAATTGAAGGAGATGCTTTTGAAGCCCGAGAACGTGGTAAGCAACGGGTTTCTGTGCATCATTATAGGGTATACGAATCCACTAATGCTGGTCCAGTAAATAAGCGTGAATTTGTTGAAACCAATCATTTAAAAGCACGAAAACAAGTTTGTGATTATCTGGAAGTACATTATAAATTAAGCGAAATGGTAGTGTTTTTAGCAAGTGATGCCGGTCCTGGATATGATCCCATCAGTATGCGCGAATTAGTTCCTGGGGCAAAAAAAGTTGAGTATGTAATTGATCGGTATCACTTTATTCGAAAATTCGAGCAGACCATCGGTCTACAAAACCCGTTAAGTAGAAAGGCTACAGCCGCTATTAGAGGACATAATTTGAACCAATTGGAGGCTATTTTAGATACTTTTGAATCGCAAATTACAACTGGAAAAGATTCCGAAAAGTTGATCAAATTAAGACATTATCTAAGCCGTAATTGGAAATATATCAAACGTCCCAAAGATCGCGGCTATAAATATATGGGCAAATTAGGCTCAGTTGAGAGCTCACACAGAGCTTTCACTTACCGCTTAAAAAAGCAGGGTAAGAGTTGGTCTAAAGAAGGATTACAAGCTATGCTAGTTCTCATACTAGCAAGAGTTAACAGACATCTTAATCAAGATCTATCATCAGGATTAAGAAGGCTAAGAGAACTTAAAATTGAAGTATCTCTCGAGCCAATTAAATCAATTAGGTTCACAGATTTAAACCGAAAAACACGTTCACATCACATAGGCGTTAAAATTGGTAATATTACTGTTGATTCATCAACGAGTAGCCCCATAGGGGCAATGGCAAAAGCATACTCCCGTTAA
- the rpsF gene encoding 30S ribosomal protein S6: protein MEPKRYEITYIIRPDMDEAAKTALVERFDKIVSDNGATIVDSKDWSTRRFAYEIGDYNEGTYHIVNITANDDVALNEFDRLAKFSDDILRHMIVKREA from the coding sequence ATGGAACCAAAACGTTATGAAATTACGTACATCATTCGTCCTGACATGGATGAAGCTGCTAAAACAGCGCTTGTTGAACGATTTGACAAGATTGTGTCAGATAATGGTGCTACGATCGTTGATTCGAAAGACTGGTCTACTCGTCGATTTGCTTATGAAATTGGTGATTACAACGAAGGTACTTACCATATCGTTAATATCACAGCAAACGATGATGTAGCGCTAAACGAATTTGATCGTTTAGCTAAGTTTAGTGACGATATCTTGCGTCACATGATTGTTAAGCGTGAAGCTTAA
- the ssb gene encoding single-stranded DNA-binding protein — MINRTILVGRLTRDPELRYTTSGAAVATFTVAVNRQFTNQQGEREADFISCVIWRKAAENFSNFTHKGSLVGVDGRIQTRNYENQQGQRVYVTEVVVENFSLLETKAQSQNHNNGAPSFDNNQQANAPQSSSANDNPFGNANDNANAGSSSANSNANDPFANNGEPIDISDDDLPF; from the coding sequence ATGATTAATCGTACAATTCTTGTTGGACGCTTAACTAGAGATCCTGAGTTGCGATACACAACTAGTGGAGCTGCTGTAGCAACGTTTACCGTTGCTGTCAATCGGCAGTTTACCAATCAACAGGGTGAACGGGAAGCTGATTTTATTAGCTGCGTCATTTGGCGTAAAGCTGCTGAAAATTTTTCCAATTTCACTCATAAGGGTTCTTTGGTTGGGGTTGATGGCCGCATTCAAACGCGAAATTATGAAAATCAACAGGGTCAACGTGTTTATGTAACGGAAGTAGTAGTTGAAAACTTCTCGTTACTAGAAACGAAAGCCCAAAGTCAAAACCATAATAATGGTGCCCCAAGCTTTGACAATAATCAACAAGCCAATGCTCCTCAATCATCATCAGCAAATGATAATCCGTTTGGTAATGCTAATGACAATGCAAATGCGGGAAGTAGTAGTGCTAACAGCAATGCTAACGATCCATTCGCTAATAATGGCGAACCAATCGACATTTCAGATGACGATTTGCCGTTCTAA